One region of Danio rerio strain Tuebingen ecotype United States chromosome 5, GRCz12tu, whole genome shotgun sequence genomic DNA includes:
- the tmem232 gene encoding transmembrane protein 232 isoform X3, translated as MMFQSWWNHWNAYKLYSCLYLLTELLTCETRYQEFPDMLFAVQLMLCVWEVLCGLRLTEDNAAQVSVEARELGVNQVLRQCLLSYHCVQNNGTQLPQVIKQLMLLRDKLQHDNWVECGLGLMILGEAAKSSMLCLQALMNLHMTQRQETESQTASWPWQLEHIYCSILINICQNSHCTEIRKTALNGKSISSTRRCSGGLITLLKQLHEDKWRLRYTVVQGLVQISQKITLQEDLRNTAWSALQKHLNQETKPCVVNAATIIEGDKRLLEKHRERIRSSRNDNACVCAVSEQITRRLAHALSKICPPVQLSACSADHRHRVKPPQLTAWAGRRQTEPNTPHIFTKDTFKTPRHGQRGAFHMDLRTRTDLDLIKVVEDQWQKELKIREREEEMEKTELELRKEDEEEKIIQKRMEKVKKNTKPYELQ; from the exons ATGATGTTTCAGTCTTGGTGGAATCACTGGAATGCATATAAACTTTACAGCTGTCTTTATCTGTTGACAGAGCTGTTGACGTGTGAGACACGCTACCAAGAGTTCCCCGACATGTTATTTGCTGTTCAGTTGATGCTGTGCGTCTGGGAGGTTCTGTGTGGTCTCAGACTTACAGAGGATAATGCAGCGCAG GTCTCTGTAGAAGCACGAGAGCTGGGTGTTAACCAGGTCTTACGGCAGTGCCTTCTCAGCTATCACTGTGTGCAAAACAATGGCACTCAGCTCCCCCAAGTGATCAAACAGCTTATGTTGCTGAGAGATAAGCTTCAGCATGACAACTG GGTCGAGTGTGGGTTAGGACTGATGATTCTAGGAGAGGCTGCCAAATCTAGTATGCTGTGCCTTCAAGCACTTATGAATCTTCACATGACTCAAAGACag gaaacGGAATCACAGACAGCATCCTGGCCTTGGCAATTGGAGCACATATATTGCTCCATTTTGATCAACATTTGCCAGAACAGCCACTGTACTGAAATTAGAAAAACCGCATTAAATGGAAAGTCAATCTCTTCTACTCGCAGATGTTCTGGAGGACTTATAACCTTACTAAAACAAC TTCATGAAGACAAATGGAGGCTGAGGTATACTGTGGTTCAGGGTTTGGTTCAGATTAGCCAGAAAATCACTCTTCAGGAAGATCTGAGGAACACGGCTTGGTCAGCACTACAGAAACATCTGAACCAGGAGACAAAGCCCTGCGTCGTTAATGCTGCAACAATCATTGAG GGTGATAAAAGGCTCCTGGAGAAGCACAGGGAGAGGATAAGGAGTTCACGCAACGATAATGCATGTGTATGTGCAGTGAGCGAACAGATTACTAGGCGTTTGGCACATGCTCTTTCCAAGATCTGCCCTCCAGTTCAGTTGAGTGCTTGTTCTGCAGACCACCGGCACAGAGTAAAACCTCCCCAACTCACCGCCTGGGCTGGAAGAAGACAGACAGAGCCAAACACACCCCACATCTTCACTAAAGACACCTTCAAGACACCAAG ACATGGTCAACGGGGAGCTTTTCATATGGACCTTAGAACCAGGACTGACCTCGATCTGATTAAAGTTGTGGAAGATCAA TGGCAAAAAGAATTGAAAATAAGGGAAAGAGAGGAAGAGATGGAAAAGACGGAGCTGGAATTGAGAAAGGAAGATGAAGAGGAGAAGATCATACAGAAGCGGATGGAAAAGGTCAAAAAGAACACAAAACCTTATGAGTTACAATGA